The proteins below are encoded in one region of Bos indicus x Bos taurus breed Angus x Brahman F1 hybrid chromosome 2, Bos_hybrid_MaternalHap_v2.0, whole genome shotgun sequence:
- the NPPC gene encoding C-type natriuretic peptide yields MHLSQLLACALLLALLSLRPSEAKPGAPPKVPRTPSGEEVAEPQAAGGGQKKGDKTPGGGGANLKDDRSRLLRDLRVDTKSRAAWTRLLHEHPNARKYKGGNKKGLSKGCFGLKLDRIGSMSGLGC; encoded by the exons ATGCACCTCTCCCAGCTGCTGGCCTGCGCCCTGCTGCTCGCGCTACTCTCGCTCCGGCCCTCCGAAGCCAAGCCCGGGGCGCCGCCAAAG GTCCCGCGAACTCCGTCCGGCGAGGAGGTGGCCGAGCCCCAGGCTGCGGGCGGCGGTCAGAAGAAAGGCGACAAGACTCCCGGGGGCGGCGGCGCCAATCTCAAGGACGACCGATCGCGACTGCTTCGGGACCTGCGCGTGGACACCAAGTCCCGGGCGGCGTGGACCCGCCTCCTGCACGAGCACCCCAACGCGCGCAAATACAAAGGAGGCAACAAGAAGGGTTTGTCCAAGGGCTGCTTCGGCCTCAAGCTGGACAGGATCGGCTCCATGAGCGGCCTGGGATGTTAG